From a single Paraburkholderia youngii genomic region:
- a CDS encoding GntR family transcriptional regulator — MSGALPSLKVQRPTTTLRELALEKMRTAILEAHFHPGERLVERSLCEILGVSRTVVREVLRHLETEGLVDSIPNQGPIVAVLDFDTAAEIYEIRALLEGEAAMACARHADEQTVADLAGLIGQIQTAFEAQDHQAVRALTTAFYERMFIAGKKHVAWEIVQSLTARINRLRALTIASDDRGRQAVDEMHCILSAISARDSAAAREAAIAHVHRVAEIARKLLAEGHEQAVWRQAG; from the coding sequence ATGAGCGGCGCACTGCCATCGCTGAAGGTTCAACGCCCGACGACCACCTTGCGCGAACTCGCGCTCGAGAAGATGCGCACGGCGATCCTGGAGGCCCATTTCCACCCCGGCGAGCGGCTCGTCGAGCGCTCGCTGTGCGAGATTCTCGGCGTGAGCCGCACCGTGGTTCGCGAGGTGTTGCGGCACCTGGAAACGGAAGGGCTCGTCGACTCGATACCGAACCAGGGGCCGATCGTCGCCGTGCTCGACTTCGATACGGCGGCGGAGATCTACGAAATACGCGCGCTGCTCGAAGGCGAGGCAGCGATGGCCTGCGCGCGGCATGCGGACGAGCAGACGGTTGCCGATCTCGCCGGCCTCATCGGCCAGATTCAGACAGCGTTCGAAGCGCAGGATCATCAGGCCGTCAGGGCGCTCACTACGGCCTTCTACGAACGCATGTTCATCGCGGGAAAAAAGCATGTGGCCTGGGAAATCGTGCAGTCGTTGACCGCGCGCATCAACCGTCTGCGAGCGCTGACGATCGCTTCCGACGACCGCGGCCGCCAGGCCGTCGACGAGATGCATTGCATTCTCTCGGCTATCTCGGCTCGCGATAGCGCCGCCGCGCGCGAGGCCGCGATCGCGCATGTGCACCGGGTGGCCGAAATCGCCCGCAAGCTGCTGGCCGAAGGGCACGAACAGGCGGTGTGGCGTCAGGCGGGCTAG
- a CDS encoding NAD-dependent succinate-semialdehyde dehydrogenase, whose amino-acid sequence MELKTLLKDAALLRDQAYIDGQWCPADSGASFDVLDPATGATLGSVPLMGEAETTRAIDAANAAWPAWRARTAKERAVVMRRWYELMIENADDLALILTAEQGKPLAEAKGEIAYGASFIEWFAEEGKRVAGDTLATPASDKRLVVLKEPIGVCAAITPWNFPNAMITRKVGPALAAGCPIVVKPAEATPFSALALAVLAERAGVPKGVLNVVTGDPKAIGGAMTSSPVVRKLSFTGSTGVGRLLMAQSAPTVKKVTLELGGNAPFIVFDDADLDAAVEGAIASKYRNNGQTCVCTNRFYVHERVYDAFASKLAAAVEALKVGHGMEGGVTLGPLINDAALSKVEAHIADALGKGATLATGGKRHALGHGFFEPTVLTNVTAQMAVAKDETFGPLAPLFRFSSDEEVVRLANDTEFGLAAYFYSRDIGRIWRVAEQLEYGMVGINTGLISNEVAPFGGVKQSGLGREGSHYGIDDYLVIKYLCMAV is encoded by the coding sequence GTGGAATTGAAGACCCTGTTGAAGGACGCGGCGCTTCTGCGCGATCAGGCTTATATCGACGGGCAATGGTGCCCGGCCGACTCGGGCGCGAGTTTCGACGTACTGGACCCGGCAACGGGCGCAACGCTCGGCAGTGTCCCGTTGATGGGTGAGGCAGAAACGACGCGGGCAATCGATGCGGCCAACGCCGCGTGGCCGGCGTGGCGAGCCCGCACGGCCAAGGAGCGCGCGGTCGTGATGCGCCGCTGGTACGAACTGATGATCGAGAACGCCGACGACCTCGCGCTGATCCTGACGGCGGAACAGGGCAAGCCGCTCGCGGAAGCGAAGGGCGAAATCGCTTACGGCGCATCGTTCATCGAGTGGTTCGCCGAGGAAGGCAAACGCGTGGCCGGCGACACGCTCGCGACGCCGGCATCGGACAAGCGGCTCGTCGTGCTCAAGGAGCCGATCGGCGTGTGCGCCGCCATCACGCCTTGGAATTTTCCGAACGCGATGATTACCCGCAAGGTGGGCCCGGCGCTTGCGGCGGGCTGCCCGATCGTCGTGAAGCCCGCCGAAGCCACGCCGTTCTCCGCGCTCGCGCTCGCGGTTCTGGCCGAGCGGGCCGGCGTGCCCAAGGGCGTGCTCAACGTCGTCACCGGCGATCCGAAGGCGATTGGCGGCGCGATGACGAGCAGCCCGGTGGTTCGCAAGCTGTCGTTCACCGGATCGACCGGCGTAGGCAGATTGCTGATGGCGCAAAGCGCGCCCACGGTGAAGAAGGTCACGCTCGAACTAGGCGGCAATGCACCATTCATCGTGTTCGACGATGCCGATCTCGACGCCGCGGTGGAAGGCGCGATTGCATCGAAGTACCGCAACAACGGGCAAACCTGCGTGTGCACGAATCGCTTCTACGTGCATGAGCGGGTGTACGACGCGTTCGCGTCGAAGCTGGCTGCGGCAGTCGAAGCCCTGAAGGTTGGGCACGGCATGGAGGGCGGCGTCACGCTGGGTCCGCTCATCAACGACGCGGCGCTCAGCAAGGTCGAAGCGCACATCGCCGACGCGCTCGGCAAAGGGGCGACGCTTGCCACCGGCGGCAAGCGCCACGCGCTCGGCCACGGCTTTTTTGAGCCCACGGTGCTGACCAACGTCACCGCGCAGATGGCCGTGGCGAAAGACGAGACCTTCGGCCCGCTCGCGCCGCTGTTTCGTTTCTCTAGCGACGAAGAAGTGGTGCGACTCGCCAACGACACCGAGTTCGGACTGGCCGCCTACTTCTATAGCCGCGATATCGGCCGCATCTGGCGCGTGGCCGAACAACTCGAATACGGCATGGTGGGCATCAATACCGGCCTGATCTCCAACGAGGTCGCGCCGTTCGGCGGCGTGAAGCAGTCGGGTCTCGGCAGGGAAGGCTCGCACTACGGAATCGACGATTACCTCGTGATCAAGTACCTGTGCATGGCGGTTTGA
- a CDS encoding LysR substrate-binding domain-containing protein, with protein MEIKWIEDFIALARYQSFSRAAEFRNVTQSGFSRRIQQLEQWVGADLVDRSGFPPTLTPAGQLFRDAAEGILDKLFDTRAIIRTEQRIAGTSLQIAAGHTIALNFLPAWLRTLSKHVGEVRARVIPANVHDSILMLVNGNCELMFAYHHPQLPLHLDPTRYECVTVGVDTFMPVCRPNQRLAHGYRLPGVIEHPMPFIAYTETSYFGRCFALLMEQSKASPALHLHYESDMAEVVKKLVLEGEGVAWLPKSSIAAELDSGQLVAAGRSEWQLQLELRVYRDLTNRSELLDTLWRHLLASSGPAEQR; from the coding sequence ATGGAAATCAAGTGGATCGAAGACTTCATCGCGCTCGCCCGCTATCAGAGCTTTTCCCGCGCGGCGGAGTTCCGCAACGTCACGCAGTCGGGATTCAGCAGACGGATTCAGCAGCTCGAACAATGGGTCGGCGCCGATCTCGTCGATCGCAGCGGCTTTCCGCCGACCTTGACTCCGGCTGGCCAACTGTTTCGTGATGCGGCCGAAGGCATCCTCGACAAGCTGTTCGACACGCGCGCGATCATTCGCACCGAACAGCGCATTGCCGGCACGAGCCTGCAGATCGCGGCGGGCCACACGATCGCGCTCAACTTCCTGCCCGCGTGGTTGCGCACGCTGTCGAAGCATGTCGGCGAAGTGCGCGCGCGCGTGATTCCGGCGAACGTGCACGATTCGATACTGATGCTGGTCAACGGCAACTGCGAGCTGATGTTCGCTTATCACCATCCGCAGCTGCCGTTGCATCTCGATCCGACCCGGTACGAATGCGTGACCGTGGGCGTCGACACTTTCATGCCGGTATGCAGGCCCAATCAGCGGCTTGCGCACGGGTACCGTCTGCCCGGCGTGATCGAACATCCGATGCCGTTCATCGCCTACACGGAGACCAGCTACTTCGGGCGCTGCTTCGCGTTGCTGATGGAGCAGAGCAAAGCGTCGCCCGCGTTGCATCTTCACTATGAGTCCGACATGGCCGAGGTCGTGAAGAAGCTCGTGCTGGAAGGCGAGGGCGTCGCATGGTTGCCGAAGAGCTCGATCGCCGCCGAACTCGACAGCGGTCAACTCGTCGCCGCCGGCCGCTCCGAATGGCAACTGCAACTGGAGCTGCGCGTGTACCGTGACCTGACGAATCGCAGCGAACTTCTCGATACGCTGTGGCGGCATCTTCTGGCTTCGTCGGGGCCCGCCGAGCAGCGCTGA